A single window of Colletes latitarsis isolate SP2378_abdomen chromosome 6, iyColLati1, whole genome shotgun sequence DNA harbors:
- the LOC143342804 gene encoding U6 snRNA-associated Sm-like protein LSm5, translated as MAASVSTNPSTLLPLELVDKCIGSRIHIIMKNDKEIVGTLLGFDDFVNMLLEDVTESEATPEGRRVTKLDQILLNGSNITMLVPGGEMPDT; from the exons ATGGCAGCATCTGTCAGCACAAATCCATCAACTCTGTTGCCTTTAG AATTAGTCGACAAATGCATCGGTTCTCGGATACACATCATTATGAAAAACGACAAAGAAATTGTCGGCACTTTGTTAGGTTTCGATGACTTTGTAAATATGTTGCTCGAAGATGTGACGGAAAGCGAAGCAACGCCAGAAGGACGAAGAGTCACTAAACTCGATCAAATTTTGCTCAATGGAAGCAATATCACGATG CTTGTACCTGGTGGAGAAATGCCCGATACATAA
- the Ae2 gene encoding anion exchange protein Ae2 isoform X6 yields the protein MAQQYYGRPDRYNVDIGRIRLLKKRHHYKSRKYSLQEDPQWRKRSGAGLPDGAGVLARRVSVQPEEASTLQELDIDDLESHRSDDPRGMRRHKAAHSTVQIGRRKEGGIPHDTFKKMYDHSPHEVFVQLDELHGLGEEREWRETARWIKYEEDVEEGADRWGRPHVASLSFHSLLNLRRCLETGVVLLDLEEKDLPGLAYRVVEQMVVEELILPEDRPVIMRALLLRHRHVHDHDRGFRFGGKRNYSSYTSLQSICLEEEDAAREASENHVTQHNLNDAKPKILSSSLALDGNHTVVDMKEELTYTGSNEDLKKGHNDYILKRIPAGAEATVVLVGAVDFLDQPTIAFVRLAEGVFIPSVTEVTIPVRFMFTLLGPRNADLDYHEIGRSIATLMANTSFHKVAYKANERRELLSAINEFLDDSIVLPPGDWERQALLPFNELKAKSEAIRNRKAKALEEKSKPIQSEAAIKKAILVGEERKPPGDDDPLRRTKRPFGGLINDIKRRYPFYLSDFTDGLNSSCLAAAIFMYFAALCTAITFGGLMSDKTHDVIGISETLVSGSWTGVVMALFSTQPLVIIGTTGPLLLFDESLYNFCLANELEFLTVRVYVGAWMGIIALAIASVEGSVLVRLFTRFTEEIFTGLISLLYIVETFIKLYNYFVKNPLIDEYSFVPETNETMYWNSRVNVTEMTVVSPKTGDAVVIPLEEPQSLIPSRNAAGLLINQPNTALMCTILCLGTFLGAYYLRIFRNSHYLGRSARRAFGDFGVPISIILFALIDFAAMVKTEKLLVPEGLSPTQPGRSWIVSPVGVHKPIPLWMAMACIVPALLVYILVFMETQISELIIDKKERKLRKGNGYHMDIVVVCLMNVGCGLMGAPWCCAASVRSLTHVSAVTVMSRTHAPGDKPHIVEVKEQRVSALLVAVLIGVSVLMAPLLRRVPMSVLLGVFLYMGISSTNGVQMFDRVKLFFMPVKHHGTANYVRRVQTYKMHLFTLIQILCLAILWTVKSTRAALALPFFLILMIPLRAQMTHFFTAAELRALDSKGSEHESTEDEPDFYEEAPLPG from the exons AAGACACCATTACAAATCGCGGAAGTACTCGCTTCAAGAGGATCCGCAATGGCGGAAACGGTCGGGAGCTGGGCTCCCGGACGGCGCGGGCGTCCTCGCGAGGAGGGTGAGCGTGCAGCCGGAAGAGGCGAGCACGCTGCAAGAGCTGGACATCGACGACCTGGAATCGCACAGGAGCGACGATCCACGGGGTATGAGGCGACACAAGGCGGCCCACTCGACCGTGCAGATCGGGCGCAGGAAAGAGGGCGGCATACCCCACGACACCTTCAAGAAGATGTACGATCACTCGCCGCACGAGGTGTTCGTCCAGCTGGACGAGCTCCACGGGCTCGGGGAGGAGCGCGAGTGGCGGGAAACCGCGAGATGGATCAAGTACGAGGAGGACGTGGAAGAGGGGGCGGATAGATGGGGCAGGCCCCATGTGGCCTCGTTGAGCTTCCACTCTTTGCTGAACCTAAGACGATGCCTCGAGACCGGGGTGGTTCTTCTCGATCTCGAGGAGAAGGATCTACCCGGGTTGGCGTACAGAGTCGTCGAGCAGATGGTCGTCGAGGAACTGATCCTGCCCGAGGACAGACCCGTGATCATGAGGGCTCTGCTCCTCAGACACAGGCACGTGCACGATCACGATCGCGGTTTCCGATTCGGTGGAAAGAGGAACTATTCCAGCTACACCAGCCTTCAG TCTATCTGTCTGGAGGAAGAAGACGCTGCGCGGGAAGCCTCTGAGAACCATGTAACCCAACAT AACTTGAACGACGCGAAGCCGAAAATCCTGTCGTCGAGCTTGGCCCTGGACGGCAACCACACGGTCGTTGACATGAAGGAGGAACTGACGTACACAGGCAGCAACGAGGACCTGAAGAAGGGCCACAACGACTACATCTTGAAGAGGATCCCGGCCGGTGCCGAAGCCACGGTCGTCCTGGTCGGCGCGGTCGACTTCCTGGACCAACCGACGATCGCCTTCGTTCGACTCGCTGAGGGTGTGTTCATTCCGTCGGTCACGGAGGTCACGATACCGGTAAGATTCATGTTCACCCTGCTGGGACCAAGGAACGCCGATTTGGACTACCACGAGATCGGTAGATCGATCGCCACCTTGATGGCGAACACGTCCTTTCACAAAGTCGCGTACAAGGCCAACGAGAGGCGCGAGCTTCTGTCCGCGATCAACGAGTTCCTCGACGACTCGATCGTCCTGCCTCCCGGTGACTGGGAACGGCAGGCGTTACTGCCATTCAACGAGCTCAAGGCGAAGAGCGAGGCTATCAGGAATCGGAAGGCCAAGGCGCTCGAGGAGAAGAGCAAACCGATTCAAAGCGAAGCCGCCATCAAGAAAG CTATTCTCGTTGGCGAAGAGAGGAAACCACCTGGCGACGACGACCCGCTCCGTAGAACGAAACGTCCATTCGGTGGTCTCATCAACGACATCAAAAGACGCTATCCTTTCTACCTATCCGACTTCACGGACGGTTTGAACTCCTCCTGCCTGGCAGCTGCCATCTTCATGTACTTTGCCGCTCTGTGCACGGCCATCACGTTCGGCGGTCTGATGAGCGACAAGACGCACGACGTGATCGGTATATCGGAGACCCTGGTCTCTGGTTCGTGGACCGGAGTGGTGATGGCCTTGTTCTCCACCCAACCGTTGGTCATCATCGGCACCACCGGTCCCCTCCTGCTGTTCGACGAGAGTCTGTACAACTTCTGTCTGGCGAACGAGCTCGAGTTTCTAACCGTTCGAGTGTACGTGGGGGCGTGGATGGGGATCATAGCGCTGGCCATCGCCTCCGTCGAGGGATCCGTGCTCGTCAGACTCTTCACTCGCTTCACCGAAGAAATCTTCACGGGTCTGATCTCTCTCCTCTACATCGTCGAAACGTTCATCAAACTGTACAACTACTTCGTGAAGAATCCGCTTATCGACGAGTACAGTTTCGTTCCCGAAACCAACGAAACGATGTACTGGAACTCGCGCGTGAACGTGACGGAAATGACGGTCGTGTCGCCGAAAACCGGCGACGCGGTCGTTATTCCGTTGGAGGAGCCGCAGAGCCTGATACCGAGTCGCAATGCTGCCGGATTGTTGATCAATCAACCGAACACTGCGCTGATGTGCACCATTCTGTGTCTGGGCACGTTTCTCGGCGCTTATTACTTGCGAATATTTCGTAACAGCCACTACCTCGGTCGAAGCGCCAGGAGAGCGTTCGGCGACTTCGGCGTACCGATCAGCATCATCCTGTTCGCGCTGATCGACTTCGCGGCGATGGTGAAGACGGAGAAACTGTTGGTACCGGAAGGTCTGTCGCCCACGCAACCCGGCAGAAGCTGGATCGTGTCGCCCGTCGGGGTACACAAACCTATTCCCCTCTGGATGGCTATGGCCTGCATCGTGCCAGCGTTGCTGGTTTACATTCTTGTCTTCATGGAAACTCAAATCTCCGA GTTGATCATCGACAAGAAAGAGCGGAAGCTGCGTAAAGGTAACGGTTACCACATGGATATCGTAGTAGTTTGTTTGATGAACGTCGGTTGTGGTTTGATGGGCGCTCCGTGGTGCTGCGCCGCCTCCGTCAGGTCACTGACGCACGTGTCGGCGGTGACGGTAATGTCCCGCACTCATGCACCCGGAGACAAACCGCACATCGTCGAGGTGAAGGAGCAACGGGTGAGCGCTCTGTTGGTCGCCGTATTGATCGGCGTGAGCGTGCTGATGGCGCCGCTGTTGCGACGCGTGCCGATGTCCGTCCTCCTCGGAGTGTTCCTCTACATGGGCATCTCGTCGACGAACGGCGTGCAAATGTTCGATCGCGTTAAACTGTTTTTCATGCCGGTGAAACACCACGGCACCGCCAATTACGTCCGTCGCGTGCAAACGTATAAAATGCACCTTTTCACGCTCATACAGATTCTGTGCCTGGCCATACTCTGGACCGTGAAGAGCACGAGAGCGGCCCTCGCGCTTCCGTTCTTCCTGATTCTAATGATACCTCTCAGGGCACAAATGACCCATTTTTTCACAGCTGCCGAGCTACGAGCACTCGACAGCAAGGGATCGGAACACGAGAGCACCGAGGACGAGCCAGACTTCTACGAGGAAGCTCCGTTACCTGGTTAG
- the Mos gene encoding proto-oncogene serine/threonine-protein kinase mos codes for MASPQRLAVKLCNVSPRVLQTVERRQFLCPITPVKNTCKQNIKNKEQLSPFNIDTPNRRKILKDGLPKKHGTVLGSGGFGIVYKASYKGDQVAAKVMQTKKCINALNSEKHASFLRHSNIVKILMIEEGASLSLITMELCGTTLQDHLDKAALIKHKIVRILRDITCALQFCHNAGIVHADVKPKNILMSADGQAKLTDFGSSVLIAEPNVPSEFHGTPGYVAPEVLKGNKPTPAADIYSLGIVAWQMMSRKLPFAGLHSHTIIYLSAKGNRPKDDDINDDFNGIYKTLYRKMWSQYVTDRPTTNEVIGNIDRLIVQ; via the exons ATGGCTTCCCCGCAAAGATTGGCAGTTAAATTGTGCAACGTATCGCCTCGTGTGTTGCAAACCGTGGAAAGAAG ACAATTTTTGTGCCCAATAACGCCAGTCAAGAATACTTgcaaacaaaatattaaaaataaggaaCAACTATCCCCTTTCAATATCGATACTCCGAACAGGAGGAAAATATTAAAAGATGGTCTTCCAAAGAAACACGGTACGGTGCTTGGAAGTGGCGGATTTGGTATCGTATATAAAGCTTCTTACAAAG GAGATCAAGTGGCAGCCAAAGTAATGCAAACAAAAAAATGCATTAACGCATTAAATTCTGAGAAGCATGCCTCTTTCTTAAGGCATTCTAACATAGTAAAAATCTTAATGATAGAGGAAGGTGCTTCGTTATCTTTAATAACAATGGAATTATGCGGTACTACTTTGCAAGATCATCTGGACAAAGCAGCATTAATTAAACACAAAATAGTTCGCATATTACGGGATATAACCTGTGCATTGCAATTTTGTCACAATGCAGGCATAGTGCATGCAGACGTTAAACCTAAAAACATTCTAATGTCCGCAGATGGCCAAGCAAAGCTTACCGATTTCGGTAGTTCCGTGCTAATAGCAGAACCAAACGTCCCTTCTGAGTTTCAT GGTACACCAGGGTATGTAGCTCCGGAAGTATTAAAAGGGAACAAACCAACTCCTGCAGCAGACATTTACTCTTTAGGTATCGTAGCTTGGCAAATGATGTCTAGAAAATTACCATTTGCTGGATTACATAGTCATACGATTATCTATCTTTCCGCGAAAGGGAATCGTCCGAAAGACGACGATATTAACGATGACTTTAATGGCATTTATAAAACATTGTACAGGAAAATGTGGTCGCAATATGTTACAGATAGGCCCACTACGAACGAAGTGATCGGTAATATCGATAGGTTGATCGTACAATAa